CAATCTCATCTAAGGTACACCCATGCCTTGTgttctgttctgcctgggacaGGTTCCCGGCCCCAGTGACCATGATCTGGATATGTAGTTAGAAGGTGGATGCATTGATGGATGGGTTAAATTTGTACTCACTGAAAACTCTAGGATTAATCTGTCGAATTTGTCATTCAGAATAGTAAAAATAGTAATCTTTGTAATTAGTTGCTTTGGTACACTGAAGTGGGAGATCTGAATGAAACTGATCAAATGTGTCCAATTTCAGGAATTTCTGTGAATTACAATGTCAGGCAAGAAGTCAGGAAAAGCCCGGAGAATGGGCTCCACCCGCAAAGATTTGCGTGGTCTGGGCAGCCAGATGAGGGACAAAGAGGCAGACGTCTTTGCCACCCTGTCGGAGGAATCAAGGACCATGGAACATGAATCAGCAACCACAGGGGGAGAACCAAAGCCTATAGAGGAGGGATCAAGACCCATGGGAGAAGAATCATGGACCACAGGGGGAGAATCAAAGTGTACGGAGGACTCAATGGCTGTCGGGGTTGCATCTTGGTCCATGGAGAGAAACTCTGGGACCACAGAGGAGAAACGAGAGGTGGACTATAAACCAGAAGAAAGTTCCCTGTCAGAGAAAACAGCATCTTTGTTGGCACTCGCCCCATCACATGACCCTTACTCTGCTGACTCACCTCACCTGGAATCTCACAagatggagaaaaaaaagagaatgGGGTCCACTCGCAGAAAGCTTCCCACAGATTTGGAAGAACAGAGAAGGGAAGGGTGGGATGGTGCAGAGCAAGAGGAATGGCAAGGGGCTGCTAAGCATGCAGTGGACAAGCAAGCTGGAAGCAAGACAGCCCAACCATTAGGAGAGTTACACACAGAGCCACAAAAGGCTAGTGAGTGTCTGGAAGGAAGGGAAGAATCTACTATCACAGGAACACAGCATGCGATCCACATTTTAGAGGTGTCCACAATTGAGAACAAATCAGCTGATTCTCAGTTGTTCCCTCAAAGTATGTACAGTGAAGAAGCTCAAAAGAATAAACAATTACACTTAACCAATGAGAGCAATTTCATTATGAATTTAGACCAATCAGAAGGGAGGCTAACCGATGAAGACACCAGTGATAGAGACCTGCTCCTCAGAGAACTTCAATCAACAGACAGTGGTCAATTGGGCCATGCTGATGTTGCTCTACAGCTGCCaaaatcagaaaaaaacactgaacctGAGGACAACAAACATGAAATGACTCATTTTGAGCATAAAAAGAGGAAGATGGGCTCTACACGTAAGGGGGGGCGTGGCTTACAAATAAAAAGTGACAGGGAACAAGAGATTGATATTTTACCTGAGGAGATGCTAAGAAGCTCTGGAGACCTTGTGGACGTATGTGTGCTACAGGGCAAAGAGTCACAAGAGAAAAGCAGACTTGATGTGATACAGTATGTTAGCAAGGAACACGTAACAAAGGAAGGTTTGCTGGACATGGAGGAGAACGAGGAGGCAGAGGCGTTAACGAGAACCGATAGGGATAAAGAACAGGAGAAACACAAAATCACAAAAGAAACAAATGAGAAACATACAATATCAGGGTTTCTGGGCACAGATATGGTTGAGAAAGGGGAGACACAGGAAGCAACAGTAACAGATATTGTTGAAGACATTTTGGTAGACAtggaagggagggagagagatagATCAAGAGGCACAGGCATAGCTGAGGAAAATATGAAACCAGAGGTAAGAGAAACAGCAATTAGAGCTCCAGGATTAGGGGGAACTGGCATGGTTGACAGGGAGACAGAGGAGACAACAGGAACTAGAATTCTTGAATTTAACGAGACTCACAGACTTAGAGAAACACACGTATTAGAAGACAATGTGGCACAAGAGAACCGAGGAACAGATGGAGGACAAAGAGATGAGGCAGAGAAAGAGAGTGTAGCAGATGTCGTTCTGGAGGTAAATGTGATGAAATATGAAGGTGCAAGCAATGAGAAAGAGAGtacaaaagaggaagaaggagatGGTGCAGAGGCTAAAAAAACAGGAAAGAACTGGaggcaaacacagctgatgcagATTGACTTGAATATGTTAGAGTCATTTTCTTCGGAAAAGTATGAGCAAGAAGTTacagaaagagagaagaattCACCATTAGAGAACCCTTCAGTGGAGAGTtctttatttcatgatgaatccAAAACCTTTATTCCAGAGGAACAAGTAAAGTTCACTCCATTTGAGGATCTGCTGGAACCCTGTGAGAATAGCCAATTCTATAAATCAAGCCATATGGAAGCACCATCTACAGAagatgaaaacaaacaaaatgttataGTGCCCCAAGAATGGGAAAACTTAGGCAAAAACATTAAGACAGAATCAACTCATGGGAATGCCAGAAAAAATAAGAtggagaacagaagtacaggggCAGGTGATGATCAAAGTGTATTAGAAGAAATAAGAGCAGAAAAGGTAGATGTGAAgctggagagagaggagaaagggCAAGAAGAAAGTTGGGCCATCACTGAGGAACTGAACACCATCTTGAGGGACACAGGGGTATTAAAGGAACTTGATATACAGGAAGGTGATAAAAGCGTGGCAGAGCAGAAGCAAACTCCCCTGGTTGTGGAGGAGGTCAAAGGAGAACCAGAGGTAGATATGGTAGGAGGAATCAAGGAGAATAAATGGAAGTTGGCAGAAAagggagacataaaaatgaAAGGGACAAATATTGCAATGGAAGAGAGTGTAGCGGTCTCTCAGGAATTCTCCAAAACAGAAACCACAGACCGCAAAAAGGATGATTCTAGCTACATTTATGATCCTTTCCATAATGTGTCAGTAGATCCAATAGTAACCGAGAGGACTGCTGCCAATACCCTGTCATTGGAGATGAATCAAAAATCTGATGAGAGCTTTCAGAAAGAATCCACTCATAtgcagaaaaggaaaaaaatgggcTCTTCTCGCAAGGGAGGCAGGGGCCTACATAAGGAGACAGAAACGAGTAAAGGATTCAGCAAGATAGATGGGTTAGAAATCAGTGTGCAACAAGAGGAAAGAGAAGAGGAAAAGGCAACATTGGTAAAGCAAAATGTTATAAATGTGGTAATGGAGATGACAAAAGAGGAAACAAAAATCAGTATGGCAGAGGTGACATCAAAAAGCAAAGAGAAAGTCAAGATCACGAACGATAACAGCGGAGCTGAAGACTTTGAAAGCCAACAGAGTGTAACTGAGGATCCTACAGCAACTGAACAATTTGCCACTAATGTTGTAAAGGGCTTCGAACAGCATGAGGACTACTCAGACAGAGCATCCAGCAGGAGTGAGAAAAGAAGAAAGATGGGTACCTCTCACAGGAGAGGCAGGGAAAGGCTTAAAGAGAAGGAGATACAGGAAATGGCAGAGACTGAAGAGGAAACAATGGCTACAGACAATAAGGAATCTGCTACTGATGAAGTGATGAAATCAGTGCAAAATGAAGAGAGAGAATGTGGGAATGAGAAAGTAGAAAGGAAGAGTGGCAGTGGAAGTGGGAGCGACAAATCACTTACTTCCGTGGGCGTCATCCCAAATTTGCAGCGGCCCGAGAACTCGGCCATAACCACACAACAGGAATGTTCAGAGTCGCAAGACACATTTCTGCCAGCAGCAAGGAGAAAAATGGGATCCAGACGTCAGGGACAGGATAACCTGAGGAAGCGGGATGTGGGTCTGGAATGGTCCGAGGGCTGCACTGCAGAGGCACATATAAATACTGCTGCCCTTCTGCAGAGGATACAGGAAATTTTCCATCAGCCTGATGTTGAGGAGAAGGGTTGCATCACATGGGGAAATGTGCAGGTACCAATCTAGTAGGCTAATATATAACAATTGGATTGACTTTTTGACCATCagtgtttttaaatgaattattgTAATGGAATGTTACTCATTAGGAAACGCATCAATTACATTAGAAAACTTACATTCATTACTGTATTCACCTAAATCAAGTAAATGAAAATTATGGTTATATATGTGTGAGCTACGCCAGTGGAAAGAAGGTAAAATGCATCTTTGGCATTCACGATATGCGTCACAGGGaaaaatctttattaatgaCACATTATATTATAGCAAGCACTTCTAGATTTATGACTAGCTGCTGTCTTTCAGGGCCTGAGCCATGAGCTTGGTCTCAGCATTGAGGAACTTCACCAGGTGTTCCAGCAGCTGGATGGGGATCAGGACGGCCGGGTGACTCACCAGGACCTTACTGAAAGCCTTGGTGAGTCTTCACCATTTTATTAATCAATGTGGTGGACATATGCCCAGCAAGTCACTAGTGATTAGCACAGTAGTAAACGGTACAATTTGCTCAATTGCTGGAAAAACAATGAACACCATTATATGTGCCAAGTATAATACCCAGCACCTAAAAGCCGATTCTTTCACCCTTTTGTGCACAAAACAGAATCCTGCAAGCAAGAACAGTATTTCCAATTCAAGAGGGAATATTCTGGAACCCACAGCTTGGGGTAAGAGGGtgttgtggtgggggtgggctaGACATGTGTAAGTTGCTAGCTGTACATTTTGTAAAATTGTCATTGGCCTTGTTTAAAAAGTCCTATACATAATATTATAGTGTTAACATATTTCTATAGCTTTCAACAAATCATAGTTTTATTATATGAATACAAAAAACATCCcatttatgcatttttaaatcccccGAAGTGACTGAATTTAACACTCAGATACGTTACACCTGattcattgtttttatttacatttacattctaCTAATTcatctgatgcttttatccaaagtgacttacagtaaagAGAAGGATTACAATTCACGTGTGCCCCTTGCAGTCCTTTTCATGAAGCAGGGAAATGAAACGAGGTTGCATTTTAACTTTTGCATGTTTCTATTACATGCTTATTAATGGtctattttcagttttgctcatTTACAGCACAATTTAAATTTGTGTCTAGTTCCTAATTATGATATTTTCACAAATAAGTAAGAGAAAATATTGGTTGTGTTCATACCTGCATTGATTAATGTAAGCTCATGGGGGCtgcacttacacaaaaatgttctgagggcagaaggaaaaatgattggttcagagagataaccaatcagacagtAAATGAAGTGGGTTCAAGCAACTAGAGAAGGtggaaccaaccaatcagatgtctgaaTAGGCTGGAATTCAAATGAGAACCAGACCTTGATGTgtgtacatacacatacacatacaaacacacacacaccatgaccAGCTTCTCATTGGAATTTCAGTAAAGGTTTTACCCATGTTTTGTGTCCTTTGCTGCTTGGAATAAGTTGGATAAGGggtgggaagatggatggatatttctaTTTCCTGATGGGGTCAAAACTTATGCTGGTCTTTCTCTCTGCAGTACCTCAGGTGTCCACGGCAAAGCAGATTTTGGGGTCAAACCATCCATAAATGAGAACCTCCTGACTGGGTCAGGTCTCGCTCAGGCCGACCCCCACTTGAGAGAGGGGCAGGCACTCTGGGAGAAGAAGGGAACCCAGGCCAGGAGTGAGGATACAGGGTCGATAAGTAAGACACAGGAGAGTGAGGAGGCAGgggaaaaagaggaagaaaaggatgaggcagggagtaaggagcaggagagggaagAGGCAGGGGAAAAAGATGTGGAAACCGATGAGGCAGGGAgtaaggagcaggagagggaagAGGCAGAGGAAAAAGATGTGGAAACCGATGAGGCAGGGAgtaaggagcaggagagggaagAGGCAGAGGAAAAAGATGTGGAAACCGATGAGGCAGGGAgtaaggagcaggagagggaagAGGCAGAGGAAAAAGATGTGGAAACCGATGAGGCAGGGAgtaaggagcaggagagggaagaggcagaggaaaaagaggaagaaaaggatgaggcagggagtaaggagcaggagagggaagAGGCAGAGGAAAAAGATGTGGAAACCGATGAGGCAGGGAgtaaggagcaggagagggaagAGGCAGAGGAAAAAGATGTGGAAACCGATGAGGCAGGGAgtaaggagcaggagagggaagaggcagaggaaaaagaggaagaaaaggatgaggcagggagtaaggagcaggagagggaagAGGCAGAGGAAAAAGATGTGGAAACCGATGAGGCAGGGAgtaaggagcaggagagggaagaggcagaggaaaaagaggaagaaaaggatgaggcagggagtaaggagcaggagagggaagaggcagaggaaaaagatgtggaaaaggatgaggcagggagtaaggagcaggagagggaagAGGCAGAGGAAAAAGATGTGGAAACCGATGAGGCAGGGAgtaaggagcaggagagggaagAGGCAGAGGAAAAAGATGTGGAAACCGATGAGGCAGGGAgtaaggagcaggagagggaagaggcagaggaaaaagaggaagaaaaggatgaggcagggagtaaggagcaggagagggaagAGGCAGAGGAAAAAGATGTGGAAACCGATGAGGCAGGGAgtaaggagcaggagagggaagAGGCAGAGGAAAAAGATGTGGAAACCGATGAGGCAGGGAgtaaggagcaggagagggaagaggcagaggaaaaagaggaagaaaaggatgaggcagggagtaaggagcaggagagggaagAGGCAGAGGAAAAAGATGTGGAAACCGATGAGGCAGGGAgtaaggagcaggagagggaagaggcagaggaaaaagaggaagaaaaggatgaggcagggagtaaggagcaggagagggaagaggcagaggaaaaagatgtggaaaaggatgaggcagggagtaaggagcaggagagggaagaggcagaggaaaaagatgtggaaaaggatgaggcagggagtaaggagcaggagagggaagAGGCAGGGGAAAAAGATGTGGAAACCGATGAGGCAGGGAgtaaggagcaggagagggaagAGGCAGAGAAAAAAGATGTGGAAACCGATGAGGCAGGGAgtaaggagcaggagagggaagaggcagaggaaaaagaggaagaaaaggATGAGGCAGGGAGTAAGAAGCAGGAGAGGGAAGAGGCAGAGGGAAAAGAGGAAGAAAAGGATGAGGCAGGGAgtaaggagcaggagagggaagaggcagaggaaaaagaggaagaaaaggatgaggcagggagtaaggagcaggagagggaagAGGCAGGGGAAAAAGATGTGGAAACTGATGAGGCAGGGAgtaaggagcaggagagggaagAGGCAGGGGAAAAAGATGTGGAAACCGATGAGGCAGGGAgtaaggagcaggagagggaagaggcagaggaaaaagaggaagaaaaggATGAGGCAGGGAGTAAGAAGCAGGAGAGGGAAGAGGCAGAATcatggaataaaaaaaatgaaagtcaGAATACAGAATCCAAAAGTGAAGATTACAAGGCTGAGAAGGAAGAATTACTGAGTACTGGTCATGAACCTGAGGACACccatttaatgaatgaggaaggaGAACTGTTGAATAAAGATCAGGAGAGAAACTACACACAGTTTCTAAATCAGGAGCAGCAGAATGAGGGGTCCAAGGAACTGGATGAGGTCAGTGATGAAGCAGAGGGACTGAGGCAGTGTCAGGGAAGTAAAGAGGCAGAGATAATGAATGAGGACCAAGATAGTGGGAAAGCAGGTCTACTGCATAAGGACAGAGATATAAAGAAGGCAGAGTTAGCGAATAAAAATGAGGACAATGACCATATAAAGGTACTGAATGAGAAAGAAGAAAATATTATGGTGGAGCTATTGATTAAAAACCAGGGATGCAAGCAGGAAGAGTTATTAAGTATGGAAGAGAAGGGAGTGGAGGCAGAGTTTCTGAGTGAGGAACTTAACAATAAGGAGCAAGGGAATCAAGATACATACTGTGAGGAGGTAGAACCACTTAATGAGCATAGGGAGAGTGTGGTAAAGGATTCCCCAAATCAAAACCAGGATATGCGGATGACTATAAACCTATCAGGAGAAATGACACATGAAAAAGAAATAGTTATGTCAGTCAAACAGTTAGTGGACAATGAATCAAGCATCCAGGAAGAGAGTAAACAAAACGGTATGGATGCAGAGTTATTAAGTAAAGACCAGCAACAAAGGACGGCAGAGCTACTGAGTATGTACCAGGAAAGTGGGGAGGCAAAGACGATGTGCAAAGACCAGGGCAAGGAGGAAAGAGAGATACTGAGCAGATACCACGGGGCTGTGCAGGCAGGTATCATGACAATGACCCAGAACAATAATGTGGAAGGTATGGTAAGTAAGGACGAGGAAAGTGGGGAGGCAGAGATACTAAATCAAAATCAGGAGTGTGTGGAGTTAAAGCTGCTGAATGAAGACAAGGACAATGACATAACAGAGATACTGAGTAAGGATCAGGTCAGAGAAGAGACAGACTTACTAGGCTGTGACATGGAGAGTCAGTTGCTGAGTAAGCAGCAGCAAGGTGAGAAGGCCAAGATACTGAATCAATGCCAGAAGGGTGAGGAGGCACAGTTATTGTACGACGATCAGTATAATAAGGAGACAATGGTGCTGGGTAAATACAATGAGACTGTGACAGCCCATATGAAAATAACAAAGGATGGTAATAAAGCAGAGATGCTAAGTAAAGACCAGACTGGTGAGGAGGCAGAGCTACTAAATCAGAATAAGCAAAATGTGGAGGCACATATACTGAATGAAGGCCAGAACGGTAATGACCTGGAGAACCTGGGTCAGGATAGAAAAAAGACAGATTTGCTGAACAAACACATAGAGAATGAGCTACAG
This genomic stretch from Brienomyrus brachyistius isolate T26 chromosome 6, BBRACH_0.4, whole genome shotgun sequence harbors:
- the LOC125744541 gene encoding uncharacterized protein LOC125744541 isoform X9, translated to MSGKKSGKARRMGSTRKDLRGLGSQMRDKEADVFATLSEESRTMEHESATTGGEPKPIEEGSRPMGEESWTTGGESKCTEDSMAVGVASWSMERNSGTTEEKREVDYKPEESSLSEKTASLLALAPSHDPYSADSPHLESHKMEKKKRMGSTRRKLPTDLEEQRREGWDGAEQEEWQGAAKHAVDKQAGSKTAQPLGELHTEPQKASECLEGREESTITGTQHAIHILEVSTIENKSADSQLFPQSMYSEEAQKNKQLHLTNESNFIMNLDQSEGRLTDEDTSDRDLLLRELQSTDSGQLGHADVALQLPKSEKNTEPEDNKHEMTHFEHKKRKMGSTRKGGRGLQIKSDREQEIDILPEEMLRSSGDLVDVCVLQGKESQEKSRLDVIQYVSKEHVTKEGLLDMEENEEAEALTRTDRDKEQEKHKITKETNEKHTISGFLGTDMVEKGETQEATVTDIVEDILVDMEGRERDRSRGTGIAEENMKPEVRETAIRAPGLGGTGMVDRETEETTGTRILEFNETHRLRETHVLEDNVAQENRGTDGGQRDEAEKESVADVVLEVNVMKYEGASNEKESTKEEEGDGAEAKKTGKNWRQTQLMQIDLNMLESFSSEKYEQEVTEREKNSPLENPSVESSLFHDESKTFIPEEQVKFTPFEDLLEPCENSQFYKSSHMEAPSTEDENKQNVIVPQEWENLGKNIKTESTHGNARKNKMENRSTGAGDDQSVLEEIRAEKVDVKLEREEKGQEESWAITEELNTILRDTGVLKELDIQEGDKSVAEQKQTPLVVEEVKGEPEVDMVGGIKENKWKLAEKGDIKMKGTNIAMEESVAVSQEFSKTETTDRKKDDSSYIYDPFHNVSVDPIVTERTAANTLSLEMNQKSDESFQKESTHMQKRKKMGSSRKGGRGLHKETETSKGFSKIDGLEISVQQEEREEEKATLVKQNVINVVMEMTKEETKISMAEVTSKSKEKVKITNDNSGAEDFESQQSVTEDPTATEQFATNVVKGFEQHEDYSDRASSRSEKRRKMGTSHRRGRERLKEKEIQEMAETEEETMATDNKESATDEVMKSVQNEERECGNEKVERKSGSGSGSDKSLTSVGVIPNLQRPENSAITTQQECSESQDTFLPAARRKMGSRRQGQDNLRKRDVGLEWSEGCTAEAHINTAALLQRIQEIFHQPDVEEKGCITWGNVQGLSHELGLSIEELHQVFQQLDGDQDGRVTHQDLTESLESCKQEQYFQFKREYSGTHSLGTSGVHGKADFGVKPSINENLLTGSGLAQADPHLREGQALWEKKGTQARSEDTGSISKTQESEEAGEKEEEKDEAGSKEQEREEAGEKDEEKDEAGSKEQEREEAEEKDVETDEAGSKEQEREEAEEKEEEKDEAGSKEQEREEAEEKDEEKDEAGSKEQEREEAEEKDVETDEAGSKEQEREEAEEKDVETDEAGSKEQEREEAEEKEEEKDEAGSKEQEREEAEEKDEEKDEAGSKKQEREEAEGKEEEKDEAGSKEQEREEAEEKEEEKDEAGSKEQEREEAGEKDVETDEAGSKEQEREEAGEKDVETDEAGSKEQEREEAEEKEEEKDEAGSKKQEREEAESWNKKNESQNTESKSEDYKAEKEELLSTGHEPEDTHLMNEEGELLNKDQERNYTQFLNQEQQNEGSKELDEVSDEAEGLRQCQGSKEAEIMNEDQDSGKAGLLHKDRDIKKAELANKNEDNDHIKVLNEKEENIMVELLIKNQGCKQEELLSMEEKGVEAEFLSEELNNKEQGNQDTYCEEVEPLNEHRESVVKDSPNQNQDMRMTINLSGEMTHEKEIVMSVKQLVDNESSIQEESKQNGMDAELLSKDQQQRTAELLSMYQESGEAKTMCKDQGKEEREILSRYHGAVQAGIMTMTQNNNVEGMVSKDEESGEAEILNQNQECVELKLLNEDKDNDITEILSKDQVREETDLLGCDMESQLLSKQQQGEKAKILNQCQKGEEAQLLYDDQYNKETMVLGKYNETVTAHMKITKDGNKAEMLSKDQTGEEAELLNQNKQNVEAHILNEGQNGNDLENLGQDRKKTDLLNKHIENELQVMHKDSEEAEILNKCQDRDEAVIISLVQEGEEAEILDKDQDNGELEDQEIEETERLQDEDNEEAEILDQENKEGHVTHKDQKREETALASKDIESEEAEILNGNQEYKEVESLNEDQDNEKADILKKHREGGEFEPLNTDEDREETEIEERYLQSEEAMIMQEDQEYSEVENLNMDQDSEEVETLEKKLEREKVETLNEEQETMKAETLIQGQQSEETAILIQDQESKEAEVMNTDQDSAEVHLLNKDWNSNEVQIQSNNKEGEEAEILSCHQEGEDMEVLNKEQDGEEIMVPDRDLETEEASQVQDFVQTELLNMGQMIEKVEIINQDQEGKEAEMQDQDQDSEESEIWDKGPESEETDRLNQDEEHVEVQLLKKDQDNEEVEFLDQKNKEAEIHEDQVREETDLVSIDMETEVQFRVKESERAEILNDNQECVEVELLNKDQDNEKADTLDMKLDSEEAEITNQDQESVEVYIQHEDQNSSDAENLSKYLEREEADITPKDKQREETDLLSADTLSEETEILNKVQDNEEAETLIQGQQSEETAILIQDQESKEAEVMNTYQDSAEVYLLNKDWNSNEVQIQSNNKEGVEAEILSCHQEGEDMEVLNKEQDGEEIMVPDRDLETEEASQVQDFVQTELLNMGQMIEKVGIINQDQEGKEAEMQDQDQDSEELEIWDKGPESEETDRLNQDEEHVEVQLLKKDQDNEEVEFLDQKNKETEIHEDQVREETDLVSIDMETEVQFKVKESERAEILNDNQECVEVELLNKDQDNEKADTLDMKLDSEEAEITNQDQESVEVYIQHEDQNSSDAENLGKYLEREEADITPKDKQREETDLLSADTLSEETEILNKVQDSEEAETLIQGQQSEQTAILIQDQESKEAEVMNTDQDSAEVHLLNKDWNSNEVQIQSNNKEGEEAEILSCHQEGEDMEVLNKEQDGEEIMVPDRDLETEEASQVQDFVQTELLNMGQMIEKVGIINQDQEGMEAEMLDWDQEYVGVELPCTLQYRYKTHLRDAFDKLREVGGSENECDPDTSRAAVEDNEWIWDCELLKEQQYYSGCNEKKESWDIWDETDEAELGPTAYKERRELGSQIDNVIYWQRWSEDEFGRNNETRQILANDLYPIAEENETENNLEYNNVQITQDIAKIQEMPQAADQSNTIIHFIKDNHELKEIQENKCILSEGECAEQRNIVKLMELRGKTEDLKTFGNNKEHQDVETIEGTTGNTMENRQCPATLANAVNQKDSNDLSECFILDGEKQEANAIKQSPDSVLVRSDVLGGGNTDSTWVPEIPNNDDETICTGMAIQRDSIVREMGAMRGRQAMAETAEGLEVIQNAGFQMDGDRIQMQGSCEKDRGDVLEHLQLSMESDTKWDGGTSQGWDTIAMEMEYKEKTQRQNNYEGAGSKKLSEVITQEVIEHSGGTAGQQKGDGKNWDTFEGGLAQGDIALKHSEEESLHTDRAVEDYSNDCPHEKWDKTPVFSQYRGFEELEQKISTDEEKLLAYQGDGLERKTECLDVGPAQGTIQAKETEVGQQKDKGSDLIESEEASTGFSEDSESLIEKLKCDMNVMELLAEQGEKDNERRDEACKDNNQLLTELVEYSKRGSDMKGVDDTSRSSNKQGVSLIQHVNSEDKEKEGVKKREQGTERHRMTPEEVCGEEELRMEAIRIYEEAEQEMSGDVMAEREAAAKEQKHREDKGKEGFRAMGGGIVVTPEDNRQRAIGCLPTGSWSPPISGPDLLYNIVLVGSSSVGKTSFMKRTQSGEFTLDHCATIGLDSCIQSLLVDGRRVLLQLWDTAGQERYHSITKQILRKAQGLLLMYDITCIDSFNSVQYWMSCIQEGATDDVIIMLLGNKNDSFKREVPLHEGERLAKEYRIKFMECSVATGENVTLSMETLARMLKQQTDQKEEAPLILRKEQPKQRSGCC